The Xenopus tropicalis strain Nigerian chromosome 1, UCB_Xtro_10.0, whole genome shotgun sequence DNA segment GTAGAAATAGAGCATACACTAATAACAATAAAGTGAAGCATTTAAGAGATTGCAACCCATAATGTATTTTGGAAAGGAAAATGTACACAGCTAGGATAAGGCTGAAGAAAGTAGGCAAGAAGGCCCTTTTTGTGAGACTTCAGAGGAGCCCACATAAGCAAGccctattactattattattaatatttagttTTATTGTGGTACAGCTAGCGCATCCACTGTGCCACATGTCATCATCACATCACACCAGATACACTATGTGACAATATCACTTAAACAAACTAGAAGTACTGCAAAGGTTTTTAAGCTTAGTAAGCCTCCATAATATTAGTTTCCTATCCTGTAAAAAGGGTTTTTAACAGACCCAGGATTGCAGATCAGTGGCAGAAATGTACAAAAAGTGAGGTGAAATAAtggcattacttttttttatctattttagtGGTCATGTTATTGAAGTGGtgagatataaaatatataggtgctttgttttttttatttttgcaaagaaCACTTGTGAACTGTAATTCCGAATCAGCACCCTGTCTGAGCAGCAGCACTCACTGTATAGAACTGCTAATCATTCCCACGGTTGGGAATCAATAGGGTtggccagcagcccagagtgtctgGTTAAAGCCATCTCCAACAAACAAACAAGAGCTCTGGCCAATGGGTGGGTATAATATCCTTGTAGTTGGCCACTTCATAGTACATctgtacacattatatatatattagcgcGTTCCAAGGattaggtaccgctcacacagggcTTAAAGttcattttgatatttttatttatgtgaacaaaccactaacgtttcggctgccgaAACTTTACTGGTTTgttcacataaataaaaatatcaaaatgaaCTTTAAgccctgtgtgagcggtacctaatCCTTTAAACGTGTCTACTTCATATCTTcagggactgcacccaggcgaaatATACCGATTTAACACGAGTGCTGCACTTTTAAGtttgcattttaaacattttctaattataaAGTTCATTATCCTAAGTGCTTGATACATATGCAAAGTCTAGTAGAACTGACATACTGCAAAACAGTTTGCTGTGCCAGTatggtatataaataatgtaatggTTTTCTTGTCAAGATGTGTTGGATGCTGAATGTGTTAGATGCTGGATGTGTTGGCCACATTCCCTGATTTATTTTAGCATCAATACTTTTTAGGTATAGCAATGAAACACTTGTCTGGTGAActtttgggaaatatttttttGGGTAACATATAAAGTTGGTACAGCACACATTTACCATTTGTTTCGTGGAAAGACTGTTTTCCATAAACAAACCAAAGAATTGACAGGAAGGGGAATATATAAGGTgcataatacaaaaaataacttGGGAATGTAAAAGTGAAATGTgcagttaaaatatatatatatatatatatatatatatatatatatatatatatatatctgcacacGTAACagcattggctaattacataatggtttggaaatggggattgggcacctttttcacttgtttagattgcaagggtatttatatgtgagatgatacaccgttgttttatccttgataaaggtcctaatgaggaccgaaacgttggtttttaaacaatgagttttcaataaaaaaatttttttgaattttaagggtgtgccggccatggattatttcatgctaaatactcagattttggctgtgcaccccacagaatactaaagccttggagtgcagacaccatcaggactgatatatatatatatatatataaagtccaaatggatcaggcactcacgtatcagcAGGATTtagggtgcctgggtgcagaattaaaGGTAAAGATACTGCAGAAAAGAtactccgcactcacaggacttatgaaaaataaagaaataatttattggtcaaacaactaacgtttcggctggcgcagcagcctttctcaaagtgagaaaggctgctgcgccagccgaaacgttagttgtttgaccaataaattatttctttatttttcataagtcctgtgagtgcggagtatcttttctgcagtatatatatatatatatatatatatatatatatatatatatatatatatatatatatatatatatatatagggatagaGAGAAATTggagggaagaaaaaaaatatgccaaCACACTGTATATGCCTCTGTGAGGAGAATAGGATGAAACTATTCGCCCATTACACAGTAGCTGTTACACCTGCATTTCCTTTTGGTTGTGTTTCACTAGGTTAAAAGCGTCTATTGTAATCCCTTTTCTAACTTGTGCAACAAACTGGGCAGGGATAGACTGTAAGGGTTAGACTGTTCCCAACACAAGAGTTAACTGAGCCACCTGCTCATACCAATAATAACAGTGAGCAATATTCAATTGAAAAATATCTGTATATGAAACTTAATTTAAACATCTCACTTCTCATCTTTATTTCTGCCAGTTTTTATACTGCATATGCTGCTTTATTACTACTAGCTTGTGAGCCACTTGCATTAAGTTTATTACATGCctctgagggctctggcacacggggaaataagtcgcccgcgacaaatctccctgttcgcgggcgactaatctccccgaattgccatcccaccggcgaaaatgtaagtcgctggtgggatggcacacgctctgcaggtgatttcggcaaattgccaaagttgccttgcaaggcaaTTTCTGAATAGCTCTTATCTGAATACGTGACAGAAAATATTGAAAATCTAGGAAATAGGCTTACATTGTCTGTGTACCCTGAGCCAGACTGCATTCAAATCCCTATGGATAACATTCCAACAAATCAGCATTATAAAATGTGTCAGGCACAAGTTAAGGTAATATAAAATgtagtaaataaaaatattcttatCCCATAGCTACAGAGAGCATTTCTACAGTAACTTGCTACGTGGCAAGATCAAGGGACCCGGCAAGGAAATGGGTTAAAGATGTTACAGGCTTTTTAAAATTGTGCTTGGAGGATAAGGCTTTATCCACAATGGTGTTTACATGAATACTACATTGAATAATTGCAAGATATTCAGTTTTAACAAGGATGTTAGCCTTAGAATGTGAGCATCACACAGTGGGCCAGATTCATGAGAAAAATGCATCTCATGGATTTATCTTATAAAAATCAATATAAGTCTATGAAAAAAATGTGGAATTAAATTAGtgaaaaaatgaatttaattagGCCCAATGTCCGCTATTGTTAGACACTCGCCTGACCTCATGAATCGGACAGCTGCTTTCCACCCAGATCTGGGCCGACACTGCCTCATTTATCCCAGTGTCTATGGATCCAAATGTACAATgctcatttatatagcaccatcatgttctacagcactttacagagattgtccatcattcacatcagtccctgcacaaGTGAAGCTTACAATCCCCATCACACACTCTATGGTCAGTTCCATCAGGAGCCAGTTACCATGCCTGTATGTATTGGGTTTGGAGGAAACCTGGAGTCCCCTGGGGATAACCAGTAAGGCattgggagaacatacaaactccttgcagtgcCCTGCTATATTggggaatttttagaagcatagttTACCACAGTCACTTAATCTATAATGGCCAATTACTACACTAGATCAGAATAAGCTCAAAATAATATGTTTCCCTTTTGGAACACTGATAAAGGTCAAGGAATAGGAGGTAAAAACAGGCTTTCCCTGGTTGCATATTGTTTCCATCTGAATCCAACCTTGTcattccaaaatattttttatatttacaattcATGCTCCATATTGTGCtctggtgttaaaaaaaaaatcttatcccATGCCAATTATAAGCTCAGCATGTTATTCTATCTACTGCTAATATCTAGCTTTTGGGTCTCGGCAGCTCAGTGGTTAATTGAATATGCAGGTGGTGCCCCAATGAGATACTTTCTGCACATTGCTCCTGTTTGGATTTTAGCACTGGATTTTTAGAAAGTGAAGGTTTCTCTCCAGCTAATCACAGCGTTTATAAGAGTCTGCCACTAGTGGCTTAGGGAGATCTCTCAGCTGTCTGATATGGACTTGATGCTCCCACTGATTTTCATCTGAAAGTTCCCAAGCTAAAGAAGTGAAAATATCAGGACCATGTCATATCATGTATAAGACCCAATAAACTGCTTTCCTTAGTGGGACCTACAGCTCTAAGCCCAAACAGCAAAATGCAGAGCAGCGTCTCATTGCAGCCAATTAACCTTCGATTTACCAGTACTGCAGATCTAACATGAAGCTGTTTCATGAAGGAGTTTAATTCACAATATCCTCTTACAAGACAGAAATATGAAAATACTAACAGGTCCATGTATTATTTGCCTAAAGGTGTAATATATGCACTAATATGGTTAGGCAGTTTGAGTAATTTTGATATTGTTGCTAAGTTATTGACACGTACATGCATTATTGTCATATGCAAACCCTTGCCTCCCTTCAGCCTCTTGTTACTTTCAAATATGGGATACAGGGTATGTGCAGCCATGATGATAGGATATGGGAGAGAACAAAGATCCAAGAGGCAAACTCGGTGTGgcctaaataacaaaataaatgccAGAGACCAGCATGAGTATGTTGAGTGGTGGATGCAGTGCAGGCAAGGATTTTAACATTTAGAAGAGTTccaataatatttttaaagtgacactgacatgaTTCTGTAAAAAAAGTAACAGCAGGTcaatatccctttaaaaacaATAGCAATAGTTAATTTTGAGTGCTAAACCATCAGTATCACTGCTTTAGTGGATCTTTACAAACCCTGCATCTTAGCAGAACAGAATCTATTATAATCAACAAACAGCTTATGTTATATGCTAATATTTCTTGCATTAAGACTAAAATAAAACCTCACATACAAGAATATATCCCAAAGAGACGCTCTGCAATACAAAATCTTGAAAGCAGATTTTGACTGATGACATTACCTATTCTAGCACGGTGACTGCATTTTGTGCTCTAAATTGTTTGCTAAATTTACgtctaaatgtttaaaaaaatgtgttaaaatgtttaaaaaaacaaaaacagttatttctatttttatgcaCTATGCACAGCAGCAACTGGTGCTGTCAGGTACTGCCAAGTAAATTCTCCTGCTGCTCAGTAAGTGCACTTTTGCATAGACGCTCTTGTGTTTAAAATGCACAACCTTTTACATGGACGCCGACCCCAAAAAAGCAATGATCTGGGGGGAATTTTAAATAAGTTGAGTAAACTGAATTGGagtaagaaatataaatataactcCAATAGGAGTTAAAAAAATGCTATATTCACATAAGCCTTACTGCATTTTGAGAATGTGGTGGTTTTGTACCCTGAATCTGGAGTTTGTGCTAAGTGTTATCAGTTTCATTCTGGTGGAGTTAATAACATCAAATTCAGAAAAATTAAATTACACTGGTGGACTTGCTTTACTCCAACTTTattgacaataaaaaaaacattttggagtagagttgtgtaaaaaaaattggcattCTGACAATTTCAATTTTGTCGTCAAATGGTTTTCTggagaaaacaaatgttttactcCCATTTAACTCTAAATTCACCTTAATACCACTTTTGCGAAATGGCCTCCTGGTTATGCGTTTAGAGACCCCAGTATGTATTTCATATATGATAAAGTACCAGATtaaataaagggaaaagaaaCAATGGAAACTGCCATATAGGTGTGAGAAAACCTGCTTAAATTCCCATTTATATACATGATGTCCATCTTATAGCCATAGGTCtgttaattaaagaaaaataaaataattaaacagaacAAAATATGTGTGAAGCAGAGAAGTGAGAAAGGAATGGAAAAGGACTGGGATAATTTAGGCACATATTATATTCTCAGATTCCTTCACGACAGGAAGGAATGACAATGCATGTATAGGGGTTAAGGTTCTGAAGTATCTACACCTCTTCTTGCCTCCAAGAACACCTTATGTACAACACACAATCAATTGGAATCACGGGAAGGTGAGAAAATGCCTACATCATATTCCCTCAGCATAAGCACACAAaaaatagattttggctgctcTGAATGCAACACGGTTCAGAAAACAAAGCTTGCTTGAAAGAAAGGTGCTCATTCGGCTGCTTATCTTATCTGTCCTTAGAGGTCAGCTTTTCGATTAATTCTTGCAGTGGAGCTTGTTCTCGCCTGTCTATCAAGTTGAATTCCTAAAAAAGAGGAAAGATATTAGAATaccggtatcggaccccttatccggaaacccattatccagaaagttctgaattacggaaaggtcatctcccatagactccattttaatcaaataattcacatttttaaaaacgatttgctttttctctgtaattataaaacttgatctcaactaagatataattaccccttactggagcagaacagtcctattgggtttaattattctctaaatatatttttttagcagatttaaggtaggagatccgaaatacagaaagaccccttatccagaaaaccccaggtcccgagaattctggataacaggtcccatacctgtactataatgtCATGCTACAACAACAGAGGCATATAATTAACGTTATATATATAactgacctcaacagcttttagatggtgtatttttttttataagaatacCACCTCAAGTAAATAACTTTGAATTAGATATCCTATTGTAAAGAGCTTTATAAACCATAATAGGAGAATGAGAGACTTCTTGATTAGAATTGTCATTTCATTTGTATAGTTATTCAGAATATAATTTTAGGTATGGATCGTGGCAAAACACAGTGCCCCGTGTCTGATAAAGGAGTacattaggggtatatttattacagtgtgttagccaacatcactggtgatgttgcccatagcaaccaatcagatctttgcttttgtattcTTACTTAAATTCCAATATCTGGTTGGTTGATAAGAGCAACAtcacataataataaatatgccctagggcagtgctgtccaactggcagcctgcgacccccctctgtgtggccccccacctgtctggctgctttgatggcttacctttgagtaagctttaaatggtatcagtactggccccctgcatggttaacacctcagattcagggtgTAAACCcccatgtattgtttaaaaatgtaatccactgtgttgttcacaccttttaatccctgcattattcacccctgcagtgttcacacctcaggctgtaatcacccacattgttcatacctcagacagactgtaggagcagtagaaacccacaaataaaccctgcacactataaaaagaacatatactgtggtggtactgcaattaaaatttttttcaatatatagttattgtgcagactgtaggagcagtgccagcattgcatcactgtaggctgcctgtgtgccatactctgcctgccctaccctgcctgtatggccatacacacaggcagcataggacaggcagagtatggcacacacaggcagggtagggaaggcagagtatggcacacacaggcagggtagggaaggcaaagtatggcacacacaggcagggtagggaaggcagagtatggcacacacaggcagggtagggaaggcagagtatggcacacacagggtatggcacacagtcagggtatggcacacacaggcagggaatggcacacacaggcagggaatggcacacacaggcaaggaatggcacacacaggcagggtatggcacacacaggcagggtatggcacacacaggcagggaatggcacacacaggcaaggaatggcacacacaggcagggtatggcacacacaggcagggtagggcaagcagagtatggcacacacaggcagggtagggcaggcagagtatggcaggttttttctgtactaccaccattaatatggctattgtcatgcgataacatgggtgtggtttcaagtgggtgtggttttaaaaaggggagtggtcaaaactagcttccattattggccctccaccacagaggctgccctcggtaccacagaagttggacagcactgccctagggtgaagacacacagagctactagtagcagctactaccctgccatagacaatactattCTGTTGACAAAAAGTTTAGTGCTAATCATTAAAATCAGTAGATCTCATAAACGTAAGTTATGTTCCTTAAGAGACAATAGCATTTCGGAAGGTGTCATAGGacacattttaaaaatcaaaatgggACTTTCTGTGCAGTGGATGGAATTCTCATTacctgaacaaaaaaaataaagtgcttAAAAGAAGTGTTCAGATGAGCCTCCTCTTGGAGCTGGATCACTGAATCAAAGTGCTGGTGGTAAATGTGAGCATAGACTCGGAAGAGACGCTTTAAGATCGTCTTTGCTACAGACATAAAGTTCTTTGGAAAAGGAACACCTGCAAAAGAAGACAGACACTTTTGTTTTCAAGGTTTAGATTAGCACTGTACAATTTCTACCAAGTGGTGCATCccaagtaataataatattttttaatatttttacgCCACTCTCcatggcctagggcagcagccccAGGATTGGCGCTGGGTGTGTCAAATTACTGCTAAGCTAGGACTAGCACATAGCACAGGGTACTTATTCATTAGTATGCAATGTTGCCATTTTTAGTTTTGattataatagggcagcactgtAATGAAAAGGGGATGTGCATTGATCAGTTCCTTGTGTTTGTGTACGTATTTGAGATATCTCTTTCATTCACAAGATCCCAAGGGCTTTGTAGGAAACTATTTAAGGATAATAGTTGCAGTCACAATGTAATGGATCAGTTTTTAAAATGCCATATGGTCCTACCtatgtgttaccactacccataataaatgttttgcagttaatctgctggagcttttttttcctatttttggatttttgcatgtTGCCATTTTTAGTTTTGattataatagggcagcactgtAATGAAAAGGGGATGTGCATTGATCAGTTCCTTGTGTTTGTGTACGTATTTGAGATATCTCTTTCATTCACAAGATCCCAAGGGCTTTGTAGGAAACTATTTAAGGATAATAGTTGCAGTCACAATGTAATGGATCAGTTTTTAAAATGCCATATGGTCCTACCTATTTTAGAGGGAAAGAGGGTTTCATCATCAAGCTGGTCCTGTACCCATGTCATCAGGTAATCAATGTACTTAGGAGCAGAACACTTAATGGGCTTCTTTATATTGGTTCCATCTGCCCAGTGGTACTCATACCTAGGAAGAAAAAATCACAGCAAATATTATTTCATCAAAGAAAAGGGCAGAGGGATCCTTTAGCAGTTAATATTATTAATCTCTGCATGCTACAAAAGACTGCAGGTAGAAGGGCCTTCAGTGTTTCTGTTTGTAGTAGCTCAGATATGCAAACATAATAACAATGAATTGGCAATTGGGTTTCCAATTAATCAGCACTAACTGgtaacaaataaacaatatttcaCCACTGTGTCCAGCTTTTGGAGACCACAGACCTCATTTTTAAAGCTGTTCCACAACTTGATTTTTGTGCCTGCATCTGAAGTTATTGCATCGgctagggtgcaggcacaacaatcagatttttgaagcatagggcggattcttggcctgtgcttaTCCACAGACCACAGTAGCATTACAAGAGTGACAGTCTGGAGGCAGCCTCTTTATTTTGAGGCTCAGACTGCATCCTTATCTATGCTCTAATTTTGcatacttattaaaaaaaacatataaacaagaAGCCCAAAAGAAGGGAGTGACCTCTAACTGATCAATGGATTCTTCTGGTCCAAAAGGCATGCCATCTCTGCTATTAGTTACACAGCTTTACCCAAGTTGCAGTACCAAATAACATCAGGCCAGAAGGCTGTTAATCCCTAGTTACCCTCTGCAGTTCAGTCAGCTGAGAAGGCTGTGATTTTCCAGCTCACCAAGCTCATCACTGCTCAAGGTTAAGTTAAGTTTAAAAAGCTATTTTTGGTCAAAGTGCCACATTTATCTTAGTGACAATGTTcccctctaaagctggccatacacgcaccgataatattgtacgaaacctcgtttagttcgatattcggtgcgtgtatggcaagtcggcgagtcgaccgatatcgcaggaagctgctgatatcactTGACTCACCGAtcaggccagttaaaagattatgattgggcgccatagaaggcgcctgaccaaaatctgccttcagcgctgaatcggcagaaggaagtagaaatcctattgtttctacctccttatctgccgtttcagccctgaacggtttgtggctgattgtatgatctttcgtgcgaccgatggtcgcaggaaagatcgcaaatcgccacgagtgtggccaccttaacagtttCCCTGTTCATCCGTGTATGCAGAAAAGTAGCTGGGACAGAGTAAAGCAAAAGAATACAGGCTGAGAGCAACGGAGCCAGAGTTCCATGTGCCCTCAgcctaaataatacaaaataataaaaattatgttATTTACCAAAATTTTTTTTCGATATGGCTGAGACCTACAACTATGAACATGGGGCCAAGGGTATTTATTTAGTCCTGAAGGACAGGTTTGGAATGTTTTACTTATCATTTATTTCTAAAATGCTATAATGACTAATGTATTCCCAAATCAGCCACACAAAGTAACGAGAGCAATATTAAACAGAACAATATGTCAAGCAAATTTACAAACAATATACAGATCAAATATTTTTGCAGATTATTTATAAaaggaatatataaatacaggcttCCCTATTACAATGcctatatttttgctttttacagCATCTACAGTCCCAAGGAAAGATGCATGACAGAGAGCAATGGGAATGAAGGATCTAGATGCGGCTATCCAAAAATCTTTATCCTCAAAACATCTATTCTACAAGCAATTGACTGTCagtattgttttgtttattggaATAAGCCTGTCGTATATTATTTTGAAATGTGGAACAAAAAATGCAAGATGAAGAATCAGAAAGCATTACTCATcctaaaaaactaaaaatcatgaaaaatgtttttataatattgaaaatataaagtctagacaaacattttgacaatttatagcttttaaacattttgcactgttacaaagttatggctaattattgaagcagcctcccatcccccaccctccagaatctctggctccctggcCTGCATCAGTGACGCAGAAATGTGAGTGACAGctgtgaaagctgatttgctgtggcatgtcatatGGCCACACCCCTCAGCAGGCAAACacatgcaaagggaaagtaaaggaatggagctgggctgggcagggccggaactaggggtaggcagggtaggcacctgcctagggcgcaatcactggggggcgcactTCTCaggagaaagatttttttttgtttcatcttTAGTGGGTTCACTTACTCTTTAATATTACGACGGATCGTTAATACAGGGCTCTCCTGCCTGCTCCAACTCCCTCTGCACATGTTCTttttgcgccccccccccccattcccctgatGTCAGCCTTTACCTTAACGCTATAGAAATCCGACACTAGAGGGATGGAGCTTGAGCATGCGTCCATACCAATGGTGGAGCGCACAGTCTGGCACTGAACTAGAGCAATTTTATGTGGTGGGCtgtctgctggcacaggtacacggataggaagtgggggctaaatacatattgtatatgGCACAGGTTCTTGGGGAGCAAGGGAAGGTACTGGCTAATTATGTGGCTGcactgatgctggcacaggaggGGGGCGatcagaaagtgggggctaaatattttatgtggctgcactggatggtggcacaggttaAGAGGGCTATAAGGGAGGGGGGCTAAATATTTTATGTGGAAGcactggatggtggcacaggttaAGAGGGCTATAAGGGAGGGGGGCTAAATATTTTATGTGGAAGcactggatggtggcacaggttaAGAGGGCAATAAGGGAGGGGGACTAAATATTTTATGTGGCTGcactggatggtggcacaggttaAGAGGGCAATAAGGGAGGGGGGCTAAATATTTTATGTGGAAGCACTGGATGCTGGTTGGAAGAGATACACAGGGGCAAGGGTGggggcatttattttttttttttttttaaataaggcaaTGCATCTTTTCTGAGGTTTTAAAAgaggtatactgtatatggacaGGTACACAGAAGTGACATCTTGGCAACAACTGCATGGCAGTGTTAACAGTACCCTTTATTTTCgcttatttaaatattgtttcactGCAAAAACATGCTTTGGTTTTTctgaatatttgcttttttagtgcaccttttgtttttatgttagcatatttatatttacataagtTATACTCATTAATGTGTtgcaatatttctttattaaaaactgaaaaagtaaaatggtaaactggggtggggggggggagtggcacTGATTGAAtaccttgcctagggtgccaaaataccttggcccggccctggggctgggctgggtgctgatgaagctgcatttgtacatataatagtaaagcagcttattgtttcaATTCtttatatacacagcacttcTGGCTCTTTTGCGTTTGGATTTTGTGCCAGGAGGCTTAGATCCactgccagtcaccctcctgcaatttacacatgcagatacaaatcttacttcagtagccagatacaggtgtaacaaaataatgtataaagGAGACTTCCTCCATACCAGTGACATCAGTTGAAGCAATATTAC contains these protein-coding regions:
- the mob1b gene encoding MOB kinase activator 1B; the encoded protein is MSFLFGSRSSKTFKPKKSLPEGSHQYELLKHAEATLGSGNLRMAVMLPEGEDLNEWVAVNTVDFFNQINMLYGTITDFCTEESCPVMSAGPKYEYHWADGTNIKKPIKCSAPKYIDYLMTWVQDQLDDETLFPSKIGVPFPKNFMSVAKTILKRLFRVYAHIYHQHFDSVIQLQEEAHLNTSFKHFIFFVQEFNLIDRREQAPLQELIEKLTSKDR